From one Planctomycetia bacterium genomic stretch:
- a CDS encoding DUF4145 domain-containing protein, with the protein MEQHFFQGSADHRGNNPREWGAYRCAGCGGFVTAATGPNSNAIADFYPAIDRIDEAIPERAREYLTQAVDSIHSPAGAVMLAASAIDSMLKAKNYRDGVLNSRIKEAARDHIITPEMAEWAHDVRLDANDQRHADDAVPLPTEDDARRVIEFAAALGEFLFVLPARVQRGRTIGPPSDPNI; encoded by the coding sequence ATGGAGCAACACTTTTTCCAGGGCAGTGCAGACCACCGCGGCAACAACCCACGGGAATGGGGAGCCTACCGCTGTGCGGGCTGCGGCGGATTCGTTACGGCCGCCACTGGGCCAAACTCGAATGCGATCGCTGACTTTTATCCAGCGATCGATAGAATCGATGAAGCCATTCCGGAGCGGGCGCGTGAATACCTAACTCAAGCGGTTGATAGCATCCATTCACCTGCCGGAGCCGTAATGCTTGCGGCGAGTGCGATTGACTCGATGCTTAAGGCCAAAAACTACAGAGACGGTGTTCTCAATTCACGAATCAAGGAAGCCGCTCGGGATCATATAATCACGCCCGAAATGGCCGAATGGGCTCATGACGTTCGTCTTGACGCAAACGATCAGCGACATGCCGACGACGCGGTACCACTTCCAACGGAAGACGATGCGCGCCGAGTGATCGAGTTCGCCGCGGCCCTTGGCGAGTTTCTTTTTGTTCTGCCCGCGCGAGTTCAGCGAGGACGGACGATCGGCCCGCCGTCGGACCCTAACATTTAG